One part of the Entelurus aequoreus isolate RoL-2023_Sb linkage group LG05, RoL_Eaeq_v1.1, whole genome shotgun sequence genome encodes these proteins:
- the LOC133650793 gene encoding uncharacterized protein LOC133650793 isoform X1 — protein sequence MENAESTVSRASRSSGSRSSAASLTLAAATARAKAEAAQARAAFAKKEIEIKLEKARLEATLHALEKEGEAQAAAAEAAVMEDAAARLETTVEHYIHLPSLQSAHERTDEYIRKHSEPSIEPSDKEPREIHTKDIKLDEGMNKVKIKESDRQQESVPTVSKDYQPQRPPENSAHNIPMYTTPSTVRNRYYSPAQYHSNDTNELAKYLVRSQLLTSELTKFDDKPENYLAWKSSFTNATESLDLKAGEEIDLLIKSLGPESVKHARRIRAVNINKSPAALQLIWDRLEETYGSPEAIEGALFAKLDQFPKIGPKDHLKLRELSDLLLEINSAMQEGYLHGLSYLDTARGIAPIVEKLPYGLQDRWMMEGSRYKQEYKVIFPPFTFFLQFIQTQAKARNDPSFHIQPSFISGVKKDRFGENYSNNRRTVSVHKTSVTATPTNEPDKWCPVHNRPHALQHCRSFKEKPLQERKRLLKQHNICYKCCASTRHVARNCEAAVKCSECDSDKHPSALHPDSPSLPLRSSLPPAYHGGEQEDGQEETVVASCTEVCGEGFLGKSCSKICLVSVYPANDRSKSKRMYAMLDDQSNLSLARSEFFDMFKVNSLAAPYTLQTCSGVGLTAGRRASGYVIESIDGATAIQLPMLIECNMIPNKREEIPTPAAAQGHPHLERIAHKIPPLDDSAEIFLLLGRDILRVHKVRSQINGTHNAPYAQRLDLGWVIVGEVCLGSTHKPSEVTSLKTHVLANGRPTHFPPCENHFTIKSETNLPDRQLALSSTKMKENASNVSFGRDVFCQTKNDNKLAPSMENLLFLKIMDNEFTQNESKSWVAPLPFREPRKILPNNRQYAVSRLKSLQRTLIKNPEMQSHLTDFMQKMKDNGHAELAPPVQKNKEYWYLPFFGVYHPQKKSQIRVVFDSSAQFEGMSLNDALLSGPNLNNSLLGVLVRFRKHKVAITADIQQMFYCFLVREDCRDVLRFVWHKDNNPKNDIVDYRMCVHVFGNSPSPAVATYGLRRAAQQGEEKYGADVRQFVERDFYVDDALKSVPTEQGAINLVKRTQEMLAASNLRLLKIASNKVEVMDAFPVEDRAKDLQDLDLFKDDLPDQRSLGIKWNIMSDYFTFHIPHTDKPYTRRGVLSTVNSVFDPLGFLSPVIIQGRLLLRELSLHTTEWDSALPEDMRGKWVEWQQSLQCLSNLQMPRTYSNIPLSQAKCVELCIFSDASMKAICAVAYIKVTAADGTTEVGFVLGKARLTPQPELTVPRLELCAAVMAVEMAEVISDEIDHQIDKIGFYTDSKVVLGYINNQSRRFYVYVNNRVRRIRESTTPEQWHFVATDQNPADHGSRAVPASELQKTSWFTGPAFLQCSSDIQPEQHLYELLEPDSDAEVRPEVRTLCTNTTKTVLDTKRWERFSSWKSLKRTVANLIHVAQCFSSSKTNKDCNGWHICKTAITCELFEQAENIMMKNVQQETYADEIKCISAKQNLSKHSPLIKLNPIIGNDSLLRVGGRIIRSGLEAKEMNPIILPGTNYITTLLVRHHHEKVNHQGRHFTEGAVRESGLWIVGAKRCIGKVINKCVTCKKLRGKFEEQIMSDLPVDRLQLEPPFSYVGLDIFGPWEVFTRRTRGGQANSKRWAVLFTSLCTRAVHIEVVEEMSSSSFINALRRFFALRGPAKQLRSDCGTNFIGAHKEITTSVPDENKVQQYLQEHKCTWVFNPPHASQYGWSMGTYDRPGEAHSGQHVAASWSCPTYP from the coding sequence ATGGAGAACGCTGAATCTACGGTTTCCCGGGCAAGCAGATCGTCCGGAAGCAGATCGTCTGCCGCAAGTCTAACGTTAGCAGCTGCCACAGCACGTGCAAAAGCAGAAGCTGCCCAGGCCAGAGCTGCATTTGCAAAGAAAGAAATAGAAATTAAACTAGAAAAAGCTAGATTGGAAGCAACACTCCATGCACTCGAGAAAGAAGGTGAAGCACAAGCTGCCGCCGCTGAAGCAGCAGTGATGGAGGACGCTGCTGCAAGATTGGAAACGACAGTGGAACATTATATTCATCTGCCCTCACTCCAAAGCGCCCATGAGCGGACAGATGAATACATAAGAAAACACAGTGAGCCCAGCATTGAGCCCAGTGATAAAGAGCCACGTGAAAtacacacaaaggacattaaactaGATGAAGGGATGAACAAAGTAAAAATTAAGGAATCAGATAGGCAACAGGAATCTGTACCCACAGTCTCAAAAGACTATCAGCCCCAAAGACCCCCAGAAAACAGTGCCCATAATATTCCTATGTATACAACGCCCTCTACTGTCCGCAACCGGTATTACTCACCCGCTCAATATCATTCTAATGACACTAATGAACTTGCTAAATATCTAGTAAGGAGTCAGTTGTTAACGTCTGAGCTCACAAAGTTTGATGACAAACCAGAAAATTATTTAGCTTGGAAATCATCATTCACTAACGCTACCGAGAGTCTTGATCTTAAAGCTGGGGAAGAAATTGACCTCCTGATTAAATCACTGGGCCCAGAGTCAGTTAAACATGCACGTCGTATCAGAGCAGTGAATATAAATAAATCACCAGCTGCATTACAACTCATCTGGGACAGGCTAGAAGAGACCTATGGTTCGCCAGAGGCCATAGAGGGCGCTCTTTTTGCAAAACTTGACCAGTTCCCCAAAATAGGGCCAAAAGATCACCTAAAACTAAGAGAGCTAAGCGATTTACTGTTGGAAATCAATTCAGCAATGCAAGAAGGATATTTACATGGACTGTCCTATCTTGATACGGCAAGAGGCATCGCTCCAATCGTGGAAAAATTGCCGTATGGACTACAGGACAGATGGATGATGGAAGGCTCGCGCTACAAACAGGAATATAAAGTAATTTTTCCTCCTTTTACCTTCTTTCTGCAGTTTATTCAGACACAAGCAAAGGCACGCAACGACCCAAGCTTCCATATCCAGCCATCATTCATCAGCGGAGTAAAAAAGGACAGATTTGGAGAAAATTACAGTAACaaccgcagaacagtttcagtgcATAAAACAAGCGTAACGGCCACACCCACTAATGAACCAGACAAATGGTGTCCTGTACATAACAGACCTCATGCACTACAACATTGTAGAAGTTTTAAGGAAAAACCTCTACAAGAAAGGAAGAGACTGTTAAAGCAACATAATATATGTTACAAGTGCTGTGCATCTACCAGACATGTGGCTCGTAACTGTGAAGCAGCAgttaaatgttctgaatgtgaCTCTGACAAGCACCCTTCTGCCTTGCATCCAGACTCACCTTCCCTTCCTCTCAGGTCTTCCTTACCTCCAGCATATCACGGCGGGGAGCAAGAAGATGGGCAGGAGGAAACAGTCGTTGCAAGTTGCACTGAGGTATGTGGGGAGGGCTTTTTAGGAAAGTCATGTTCTAAAATATGCCTGGTCAGTGTTTACCCAGCTAATGACCGCAGCAAGAGCAAAAGAATGTACGCCATGTTGGACGACCAGAGTAACTTGTCATTGGCACGCTCTGAGTTTTTCGATATGTTCAAAGTTAACAGCCTGGCAGCGCCATACACTCTGCAGACCTGTTCTGGTGTAGGTCTCACAGCTGGTCGCAGAGCCTCTGGTTACGTCATAGAGTCCATAGATGGCGCCACTGCAATACAGCTACCAATGTTGATCGAGTGTAACATGATACCAAACAAAAGAGAGGAAATTCCCACTCCAGCCGCTGCACAAGGTCATCCTCATCTCGAACGTATTGCACACAAAATACCACCTCTAGATGACAGTGCTGAGATTTTTCTATTACTCGGAAGAGACATTCTAAGAGTCCATAAAGTGCGCAGTCAAATCAATGGAACACACAATGCACCATATGCACAGAGGCTGGATCTAGGCTGGGTGATAGTGGGAGAAGTTTGCTTGGGCAGCACTCATAAGCCTTCAGAGGTCACCAGTTTAAAGACTCACGTTCTAGCAAATGGGAGGCCCACTCATTTTCCTCCTTGTGAAAATCACTTCACTATCAAATCAGAGACTAATCTTCCAGATCGACAGCTAGCTCTCAGTAGcacaaaaatgaaagaaaatgcaagCAACGTAAGCTTTGGAAGAGATGTTTTCTGTCAGACTAAAAATGACAACAAGCTTGCACCTTCGATGGAGAATCTGTTATTCCTCAAAATTATGGACAATGAGTTCACACAAAATGAGTCAAAGAGCTGGGTGGCCCCACTACCTTTTCGTGAGCCAAGGAAAATACTACCAAACAACCGCCAGTATGCAGTTAGTCGCCTCAAGTCACTGCAACGCACACTCATAAAAAACCCAGAAATGCAGTCCCACCTCACAGACTTTATGCAAAAGATGAAGGACAATGGACATGCTGAGCTTGCACCCCCAGTACAGAAAAACAAAGAGTATTGGTATTTGCCCTTTTTCGGAGTCTACCATCCACAGAAAAAATCGCAGATAAGAGTGGTATTTGACTCCAGCGCACAGTTTGAAGGTATGTCACTTAATGATGCGTTACTCTCAGGGCCTAACCTAAACAACAGTCTATTGGGTGTACTGGTGAGGTTTAGGAAGCATAAAGTTGCAATAACCGCAGACATTCAGCAGATGTTTTACTGCTTTCTAGTAAGAGAGGACTGTAGAGATGTTTTAAGATTTGTGTGGCACAAAGACAACAACCCCAAAAATGACATAGTGGACTACAGAATGTGCGTCCATGTTTTTGGCAATAGCCCCTCCCCTGCAGTAGCAACCTATGGGCTAAGAAGagctgcacaacaaggagaggaaAAATACGGGGCAGATGTGCGTCAGTTTGTTGAAAGAGACTTTTATGTGGATGATGCCTTGAAGTCTGTTCCCACTGAGCAAGGCGCCATCAATCTTGTCAAAAGAACACAAGAAATGCTAGCAGCCTCAAATCTCCGGCTCCTCAAAATAGCCTCCAACAAAGTTGAGGTGATGGATGCTTTTCCAGTGGAGGACCGTGCCAAAGATCTCCAGGATTTGGACCTGTTCAAGGACGACCTTCCTGATCAGCGAAGCCTTGGCATAAAATGGAAcataatgtcagactatttcacctTTCACATCCCCCATACAGATAAACCCTACACACGCAGAGGGGTCCTTTCAACAGTAAACAGTGTATTTGACCCGCTAGGGTTTCTGTCTCCAGTCATCATCCAAGGACGACTCCTTTTGAGAGAACTTTCGCTGCACACTACAGAGTGGGATTCAGCCCTGCCCGAGGACATGAGAGGGAAATGGGTAGAATGGCAGCAGTCCCTACAATGCCTCAGTAACCTCCAAATGCCGCGCACATACTCTAACATCCCACTTTCTCAAGCCAAATGTGTAGAACTATGCATCTTTTCGGACGCATCTATGAAAGCAATATGTGCAGTTGCTTATATTAAAGTTACCGCTGCTGATGGCACAACAGAAGTTGGCTTTGTTCTGGGTAAGGCACGACTCACCCCCCAGCCGGAGCTTACAGTCCCCAGGCTTGAACTCTGTGCCGCAGTTATGGCTGTGGAAATGGCAGAAGTGATAAGCGATGAGATTGACCATCAAATAGACAAAATTGGCTTCTACACAGATAGCAAGGTGGTCCTGGGCTATATCAACAACCAGTCAAGGCGCTTCTACGTCTATGTAAACAACCGTGTTCGACGCATCAGAGAGTCAACAACACCTGAGCAATGGCACTTCGTCGCAACGGATCAAAATCCTGCTGACCACGGCTCACGCGCTGTCCCAGCTTCAGAGTTGCAGAAAACGTCATGGTTCACAGGGCCGGCCTTCCTACAGTGCTCTTCAGACATCCAGCCAGAGCAACATCTGTATGAGCTACTGGAGCCAGACAGTGATGCAGAGGTGCGCCCAGAGGTAAGAACCCTCTGCACAAACACTACAAAAACCGTGTTAGACACAAAACGCTGGGAACGCTTTTCCTCATGGAAATCACTGAAAAGAACTGTAGCAAACCTGATTCACGTAGCACAATGCTTCTCCtcttccaaaacaaacaaagactgtAATGGTTGGCATATCTGTAAAACAGCCATTACATGTGAACTGTTCGAGCAAGCTGAGAACATTATGATGAAAAATGTTCAGCAAGAAACGTATGCAGATGAGATCAAATGCatttcagcaaaacaaaatcTTTCCAAACACAGCCCGCTCATAAAGCTTAACCCCATCATTGGAAATGACAGCCTATTGAGAGTCGGTGGTCGCATTATTCGCTCAGGCTTAGAAGCAAAAGAAATGAATCCTATTATATTACCAGGCACCAACTACATAACCACCCTCCTTGTGCGACATCACCATGAAAAGGTTAACCACCAAGGGAGACACTTTACCGAAGGGGCGGTCAGAGAAAGTGGCCTGTGGATTGTAGGTGCAAAAAGGTGCATTGGCAAAGTTATAAACAAGTGTGTTACATGCAAGAAACTGAGAGGAAAGTTTGAGGAGCAAATAATGAGTGACCTGCCAGTAGACCGACTTCAGCTAGAGCCCCCCTTTTCTTATGTGGGCTTGGACATTTTTGGCCCATGGGAAGTATTCACAAGGCGTACAAGAGGAGGACAGGCTAACAGCAAACGGTGGGCAGTACTCTTTACCTCCTTGTGCACAAGGGCTGTTCACATTGAAGTTGTGGAGGAGATGAGCTCATCAAGTTTTATCAATGCACTGAGGCGCTTTTTTGCGCTGAGAGGTCCTGCTAAACAGCTGCGCTCCGACTGTGGCACTAATTTTATTGGTGCTCACAAAGAGATCACAACGTCAGTGCCAGACGAGAACAAAGTGCAACAATATTTACAGGAACACAAGTGTACATGGGTATTCAACCCACCCCATGCATCCCAATATGGGTGGAGTATGGGAACGTATGATCGGCCTGGCGAGGCGCATTCTGGACAACATGTTGCTGCAAGCTGGTCGTGCCCAACTTACCCATGA
- the LOC133650793 gene encoding uncharacterized protein LOC133650793 isoform X2: MYAMLDDQSNLSLARSEFFDMFKVNSLAAPYTLQTCSGVGLTAGRRASGYVIESIDGATAIQLPMLIECNMIPNKREEIPTPAAAQGHPHLERIAHKIPPLDDSAEIFLLLGRDILRVHKVRSQINGTHNAPYAQRLDLGWVIVGEVCLGSTHKPSEVTSLKTHVLANGRPTHFPPCENHFTIKSETNLPDRQLALSSTKMKENASNVSFGRDVFCQTKNDNKLAPSMENLLFLKIMDNEFTQNESKSWVAPLPFREPRKILPNNRQYAVSRLKSLQRTLIKNPEMQSHLTDFMQKMKDNGHAELAPPVQKNKEYWYLPFFGVYHPQKKSQIRVVFDSSAQFEGMSLNDALLSGPNLNNSLLGVLVRFRKHKVAITADIQQMFYCFLVREDCRDVLRFVWHKDNNPKNDIVDYRMCVHVFGNSPSPAVATYGLRRAAQQGEEKYGADVRQFVERDFYVDDALKSVPTEQGAINLVKRTQEMLAASNLRLLKIASNKVEVMDAFPVEDRAKDLQDLDLFKDDLPDQRSLGIKWNIMSDYFTFHIPHTDKPYTRRGVLSTVNSVFDPLGFLSPVIIQGRLLLRELSLHTTEWDSALPEDMRGKWVEWQQSLQCLSNLQMPRTYSNIPLSQAKCVELCIFSDASMKAICAVAYIKVTAADGTTEVGFVLGKARLTPQPELTVPRLELCAAVMAVEMAEVISDEIDHQIDKIGFYTDSKVVLGYINNQSRRFYVYVNNRVRRIRESTTPEQWHFVATDQNPADHGSRAVPASELQKTSWFTGPAFLQCSSDIQPEQHLYELLEPDSDAEVRPEVRTLCTNTTKTVLDTKRWERFSSWKSLKRTVANLIHVAQCFSSSKTNKDCNGWHICKTAITCELFEQAENIMMKNVQQETYADEIKCISAKQNLSKHSPLIKLNPIIGNDSLLRVGGRIIRSGLEAKEMNPIILPGTNYITTLLVRHHHEKVNHQGRHFTEGAVRESGLWIVGAKRCIGKVINKCVTCKKLRGKFEEQIMSDLPVDRLQLEPPFSYVGLDIFGPWEVFTRRTRGGQANSKRWAVLFTSLCTRAVHIEVVEEMSSSSFINALRRFFALRGPAKQLRSDCGTNFIGAHKEITTSVPDENKVQQYLQEHKCTWVFNPPHASQYGWSMGTYDRPGEAHSGQHVAASWSCPTYP; this comes from the coding sequence ATGTACGCCATGTTGGACGACCAGAGTAACTTGTCATTGGCACGCTCTGAGTTTTTCGATATGTTCAAAGTTAACAGCCTGGCAGCGCCATACACTCTGCAGACCTGTTCTGGTGTAGGTCTCACAGCTGGTCGCAGAGCCTCTGGTTACGTCATAGAGTCCATAGATGGCGCCACTGCAATACAGCTACCAATGTTGATCGAGTGTAACATGATACCAAACAAAAGAGAGGAAATTCCCACTCCAGCCGCTGCACAAGGTCATCCTCATCTCGAACGTATTGCACACAAAATACCACCTCTAGATGACAGTGCTGAGATTTTTCTATTACTCGGAAGAGACATTCTAAGAGTCCATAAAGTGCGCAGTCAAATCAATGGAACACACAATGCACCATATGCACAGAGGCTGGATCTAGGCTGGGTGATAGTGGGAGAAGTTTGCTTGGGCAGCACTCATAAGCCTTCAGAGGTCACCAGTTTAAAGACTCACGTTCTAGCAAATGGGAGGCCCACTCATTTTCCTCCTTGTGAAAATCACTTCACTATCAAATCAGAGACTAATCTTCCAGATCGACAGCTAGCTCTCAGTAGcacaaaaatgaaagaaaatgcaagCAACGTAAGCTTTGGAAGAGATGTTTTCTGTCAGACTAAAAATGACAACAAGCTTGCACCTTCGATGGAGAATCTGTTATTCCTCAAAATTATGGACAATGAGTTCACACAAAATGAGTCAAAGAGCTGGGTGGCCCCACTACCTTTTCGTGAGCCAAGGAAAATACTACCAAACAACCGCCAGTATGCAGTTAGTCGCCTCAAGTCACTGCAACGCACACTCATAAAAAACCCAGAAATGCAGTCCCACCTCACAGACTTTATGCAAAAGATGAAGGACAATGGACATGCTGAGCTTGCACCCCCAGTACAGAAAAACAAAGAGTATTGGTATTTGCCCTTTTTCGGAGTCTACCATCCACAGAAAAAATCGCAGATAAGAGTGGTATTTGACTCCAGCGCACAGTTTGAAGGTATGTCACTTAATGATGCGTTACTCTCAGGGCCTAACCTAAACAACAGTCTATTGGGTGTACTGGTGAGGTTTAGGAAGCATAAAGTTGCAATAACCGCAGACATTCAGCAGATGTTTTACTGCTTTCTAGTAAGAGAGGACTGTAGAGATGTTTTAAGATTTGTGTGGCACAAAGACAACAACCCCAAAAATGACATAGTGGACTACAGAATGTGCGTCCATGTTTTTGGCAATAGCCCCTCCCCTGCAGTAGCAACCTATGGGCTAAGAAGagctgcacaacaaggagaggaaAAATACGGGGCAGATGTGCGTCAGTTTGTTGAAAGAGACTTTTATGTGGATGATGCCTTGAAGTCTGTTCCCACTGAGCAAGGCGCCATCAATCTTGTCAAAAGAACACAAGAAATGCTAGCAGCCTCAAATCTCCGGCTCCTCAAAATAGCCTCCAACAAAGTTGAGGTGATGGATGCTTTTCCAGTGGAGGACCGTGCCAAAGATCTCCAGGATTTGGACCTGTTCAAGGACGACCTTCCTGATCAGCGAAGCCTTGGCATAAAATGGAAcataatgtcagactatttcacctTTCACATCCCCCATACAGATAAACCCTACACACGCAGAGGGGTCCTTTCAACAGTAAACAGTGTATTTGACCCGCTAGGGTTTCTGTCTCCAGTCATCATCCAAGGACGACTCCTTTTGAGAGAACTTTCGCTGCACACTACAGAGTGGGATTCAGCCCTGCCCGAGGACATGAGAGGGAAATGGGTAGAATGGCAGCAGTCCCTACAATGCCTCAGTAACCTCCAAATGCCGCGCACATACTCTAACATCCCACTTTCTCAAGCCAAATGTGTAGAACTATGCATCTTTTCGGACGCATCTATGAAAGCAATATGTGCAGTTGCTTATATTAAAGTTACCGCTGCTGATGGCACAACAGAAGTTGGCTTTGTTCTGGGTAAGGCACGACTCACCCCCCAGCCGGAGCTTACAGTCCCCAGGCTTGAACTCTGTGCCGCAGTTATGGCTGTGGAAATGGCAGAAGTGATAAGCGATGAGATTGACCATCAAATAGACAAAATTGGCTTCTACACAGATAGCAAGGTGGTCCTGGGCTATATCAACAACCAGTCAAGGCGCTTCTACGTCTATGTAAACAACCGTGTTCGACGCATCAGAGAGTCAACAACACCTGAGCAATGGCACTTCGTCGCAACGGATCAAAATCCTGCTGACCACGGCTCACGCGCTGTCCCAGCTTCAGAGTTGCAGAAAACGTCATGGTTCACAGGGCCGGCCTTCCTACAGTGCTCTTCAGACATCCAGCCAGAGCAACATCTGTATGAGCTACTGGAGCCAGACAGTGATGCAGAGGTGCGCCCAGAGGTAAGAACCCTCTGCACAAACACTACAAAAACCGTGTTAGACACAAAACGCTGGGAACGCTTTTCCTCATGGAAATCACTGAAAAGAACTGTAGCAAACCTGATTCACGTAGCACAATGCTTCTCCtcttccaaaacaaacaaagactgtAATGGTTGGCATATCTGTAAAACAGCCATTACATGTGAACTGTTCGAGCAAGCTGAGAACATTATGATGAAAAATGTTCAGCAAGAAACGTATGCAGATGAGATCAAATGCatttcagcaaaacaaaatcTTTCCAAACACAGCCCGCTCATAAAGCTTAACCCCATCATTGGAAATGACAGCCTATTGAGAGTCGGTGGTCGCATTATTCGCTCAGGCTTAGAAGCAAAAGAAATGAATCCTATTATATTACCAGGCACCAACTACATAACCACCCTCCTTGTGCGACATCACCATGAAAAGGTTAACCACCAAGGGAGACACTTTACCGAAGGGGCGGTCAGAGAAAGTGGCCTGTGGATTGTAGGTGCAAAAAGGTGCATTGGCAAAGTTATAAACAAGTGTGTTACATGCAAGAAACTGAGAGGAAAGTTTGAGGAGCAAATAATGAGTGACCTGCCAGTAGACCGACTTCAGCTAGAGCCCCCCTTTTCTTATGTGGGCTTGGACATTTTTGGCCCATGGGAAGTATTCACAAGGCGTACAAGAGGAGGACAGGCTAACAGCAAACGGTGGGCAGTACTCTTTACCTCCTTGTGCACAAGGGCTGTTCACATTGAAGTTGTGGAGGAGATGAGCTCATCAAGTTTTATCAATGCACTGAGGCGCTTTTTTGCGCTGAGAGGTCCTGCTAAACAGCTGCGCTCCGACTGTGGCACTAATTTTATTGGTGCTCACAAAGAGATCACAACGTCAGTGCCAGACGAGAACAAAGTGCAACAATATTTACAGGAACACAAGTGTACATGGGTATTCAACCCACCCCATGCATCCCAATATGGGTGGAGTATGGGAACGTATGATCGGCCTGGCGAGGCGCATTCTGGACAACATGTTGCTGCAAGCTGGTCGTGCCCAACTTACCCATGA